The Oceanibaculum nanhaiense nucleotide sequence CCAGCGCGCGAAGGCCGATGATGGACGAGGCGCTGCCCGCCCTGCGACGACCGCGTGCCCTACACCCGCATATCCGTGAATCGTCCACCGCGTTCACGCTGCGCGATATTCTCGTGCAGGCTTTCTATGCCTGGCGGCCGATCCTTGCGGCCTTCCTGCTGATTTTCGCCATTGGTCTTGCCGCCGCGATCCTGACCAAGACGCGCTATACAGCCGAGGGCAGGTTGCTGGTCGTGGCCTCCCAGGATTCGTCGGAGCGCAGTCTGGGGGCCGGCGCCCTGGCATCCTCCTTTGTTGCGGTGGACAGCCAGAAGATCGTTGAGACCGAGATCAACCTGCTGGTCAGCGAAGGGACGGTACGATCGCTTGTCAGCACGCTGGAACCGGACTGGATTTATCCGGATCTGGTCGAGGAAAGGCTGTTCGGGCTGCTGCCGCCGCACCCGCGCGCGGAACTGGTCGGCCGGGCGACCCGGCGCATCCTCGAGAGCCTGAGCGCGGATGCCAGCACCAACTCCAATATCGTACGGGTGACCTTCGCGCATCCGGACAAGGAGGTGGCCGCTCTCGTCGTGAACGATCTGCTGGACACCTATCTGGCCAAACGCCGCACGATCTACAAGAACACGCAGTTCGACCTGCTGACCGCGGAAATGCAGCGCAACAAGCAGGAATTGCAGCGCGCGCGCGACGAGATCGATGCCCTGAAGCGCAATTTCGAGATCGTCAATATCCAGCAGGAAATCCTGCTGATCGCCAATACCGTGGATACCATCCGGGCGCGGCAGCGCCAGACGCGGGAGCGGCGGGTATCGCTCTTTGCCCAGATCGCCGAAACCAAGCAGAAGGTGGCCTCGCTGCCGGAACGGGTCTTCGACTTCGTGGAGACCAGCGATCAGTCGCCGAACATCGATGACAAGAATGTCCTGCTGAGGCTGGAGTTGCAGCGCGATCAGCTGCGCGCGCATTTCAAGCCGGACTATCCGCCCCTGCAGGAGCTGGAGCAGCAGATCGAGACGGTGCGCAAGGCCATCGCCAGCGGCGAGCGGCCGAATTTCACCACGCTGCGCCGGGTGCGCAACCCGACCCATGCCTTTCTCTCGGACCATCTGGCGCAGCTTGAGATCGAGATGAGCGCGACGGAGCAGCAGCTGGCCGAGCTTGCCCGGCAGTATGACGAGAGCCGGGAACGCATGGACCTGGTGCGGACCGCGGACATGCAGCTTCAGGAGCTGGAGCAGCGGCGTGACGTGCTGGAGACGATCCAGCGCGATTATGTGCTGCAGATCGAATCCGCCTGGCTGGACCGGATCGCGGCGGAGCAGCGCGACAAGAATGTCAGTGTGGTGCAATGGGCATCGCCGCCGGTGTTCGGCCGCTCGCGCGCACCGGGGCTGGCCGCGGCTGGCCTGGTGGGTGGTTTGCTGTTCGCGGCTGCCGTCGGTTTCGCCGTCACCCGGCTGCGGCCGGTCTTCATCCTGCCGACCGAGGCGGAAAGGCGGTTGGGCATTCCGGCGCTCGCCAGCCTGTCGGAGACCGGCCCGGACGACGGCTTGCCGCAGGCCCAGGACGCCATTGCTTTCCTGGCCACCCGGCTGGCGGAATTCGCTGTCGATGGTGAGCGTCTGAAGCGGATACAGATTGTCGCCGACACCGACAGTCCGGACCTCCCGCGTATCGCCGTCGCCCTGTCCAGCGAATTTGCCCTGAACCATGACCGCAACGTCCTCATCGTCGATCTGAGCGAAACCGGCAATTCGGTGCTCCGACTGATGCCGCCGGGCGACAGCGGGGCGCGTGAAACAGTGCGCGATCTTGAGATCGTCGAGACCAGCATGAGCGGCCTGTTCGCCACACGCGGGGCGCAGAATTCGGCCCTTGCGCATCTCCGCACCCCGTTGCCGGAATTGCGGGCGATGTTCACCGAGCTTGGCCAGCGGTTCGATATGACGGTGATCCTGGCGCCGCCGCTGAACCGCGATCCGCTGGCGCAGCGGCTGGCGGCCCGGGTCGATGCCAGCCTGATGGTGCTGGTCGCGGAGCGGACGCGGGTGATGTCCGCCGTGCGGCTGCGCGACGCCCTGCTGGAGGCCGGCGGAAACCTGCTGGGCTTTGTGCTGAGCGGCCGGCGCTATTATGTTCCCAGAGCCATCTACCGGCGGCTATGAGGCGGCACATGGCATTCACTCTGCAAAAAATCCGGTTACAGGCCGCGCGTTTCGCCCCGGTGCTGGCGGCGCTGGCGGTGCTGACATTTGTGGCGGCGTGCGGGACGGATCAGACAGTCAAACCCCGCGA carries:
- a CDS encoding GumC family protein, giving the protein MMDEALPALRRPRALHPHIRESSTAFTLRDILVQAFYAWRPILAAFLLIFAIGLAAAILTKTRYTAEGRLLVVASQDSSERSLGAGALASSFVAVDSQKIVETEINLLVSEGTVRSLVSTLEPDWIYPDLVEERLFGLLPPHPRAELVGRATRRILESLSADASTNSNIVRVTFAHPDKEVAALVVNDLLDTYLAKRRTIYKNTQFDLLTAEMQRNKQELQRARDEIDALKRNFEIVNIQQEILLIANTVDTIRARQRQTRERRVSLFAQIAETKQKVASLPERVFDFVETSDQSPNIDDKNVLLRLELQRDQLRAHFKPDYPPLQELEQQIETVRKAIASGERPNFTTLRRVRNPTHAFLSDHLAQLEIEMSATEQQLAELARQYDESRERMDLVRTADMQLQELEQRRDVLETIQRDYVLQIESAWLDRIAAEQRDKNVSVVQWASPPVFGRSRAPGLAAAGLVGGLLFAAAVGFAVTRLRPVFILPTEAERRLGIPALASLSETGPDDGLPQAQDAIAFLATRLAEFAVDGERLKRIQIVADTDSPDLPRIAVALSSEFALNHDRNVLIVDLSETGNSVLRLMPPGDSGARETVRDLEIVETSMSGLFATRGAQNSALAHLRTPLPELRAMFTELGQRFDMTVILAPPLNRDPLAQRLAARVDASLMVLVAERTRVMSAVRLRDALLEAGGNLLGFVLSGRRYYVPRAIYRRL